The nucleotide window aatcgtCATTTCTACCTAAGAAAGTActtgtttaatttgttttaaaaaaatagaatatatttGAAAGTGTTCTAAACATATGTttaccaaacagtaaataactttttaatagtataacttattacttaagttataagcCTTAAAAATATAAGCTATATTTCTCACcacaatcccaaacatgcacttacTATTTCCAAGAGAAATGGTCATGAggatagaggaagagagagaactGGTGGGTGAGAGAGTATTTAAGGGGAGGCATTTATGGCACTTGGATACACCTCTAGAGGAGAAACCGAAAGGTCACTTTGTCTCCATCAAATTCTTTCTCACATTTTCTCCTCCCCTTCTCACACCCAACTCTAAGGAAACCCTAGTTGCTTCTTTCTTCAACACAATCACCTTTCACACTCAACTTCTTTGAAGGTTTAGAGTTTAGAAATCAAGCACCGTGAATGATTATAGTTTGGTAAGGAAACTTTTGTTCTTCTATgttcttttccatttttgtgGGGGTGTGAATATTTTAATCCAATGTTTTGGATGAAGATCAAAGAGAGTCGTGAGTTGAATTGTTGGTTTTAAAGTTGAGAAAGAGGATGGAATAAGACACTTGTGCTATGTAGGTCGTGGTTAGGACAtgcaaatatgtttattttggtTCCTTATGTTAATCTCTTGTTTTAATGAATTTCAAGGAATGATTTAGATGAAGAATGTGACAAACCTATTGTCATTTTGCCCCTTTAGGGTTCTTGTCTGTGTAAGTAAAGTTTTGTGACAAACCTATTGCCATTTGGCCTCACTAGGATTCTTGCCCGTGTGTATGTGTATGAGTAAGCCAAGTTTATGATTAAAAGTTGGGGTTGGAAAGGTTTAATGGCCACCACAGTCGAGTGGATTTAGGAGCTTTTACTTTTTAGCAATGGACTTCTAGATCTATTAAGTACACGGGTTAGTATGATAGTGTAAATTTGTTTTCGAATCAAATTCTAACGTTTagaacatatatttttcagtttgATTGTTCGCTGGCATTGTTATTAAATCAAAAGTTTACAAGTTAAtctctaacttactcttggatAATGTGCTCATATTTTCGTTTAAATGCTGCATACGTACAATTTGTATTTATCTATAAACGTTTGAATTCTTGTTATGTTATATATCACATGCTTAGTTTCTACCATGATTGAATCATGTGTGTGCTTGGTTTGTCATGCTATGTTCGAATCTTGTGAATAATTGGAATCTTGCTCGTATGACATGCTTTGATTGTTGCAAATCATGCTTAAGTGATATATTGTATCATCATAAGTTGTGCCCATATAGTATGTCCTAATGTAAAGGCCATAATTACGTGATATGTTATCATCGTTATCTTGCCATGCTACTTGCATTTTACATACCATGATATGATTACATGTTATTATCTGATGCCATGAAAGTTTATTGGGTTGTGCATTATAGTAAGTTTTGACACGATCCCAATACTGAGATGGAGGaatattctagtggaactcttcTGTCTACTTTAGAGTGACTAAAGATAGAGTGGTAACTTCTGAGTTGATGAAGTATGGTCAATGAGCTTCAAATGATACCACAAGATTTTTCGGAGCAAAGTCATAACGCCTAACACTAATGGGTGCAAAATGTTGTAAGTACGATGAATGCATTATGAACTATCCTATTGAGTAAGGGCTTTTTGTGAAGGCGTATCGATCTGCCAAGAGTTTAAGATGACTCATGATGAAGGTGTGTCGATCTGCCTGGGTACCTCTCCTACGACGTATTCACAACTTATCGAAATGTCTGTGATgtggtgcggtaactagcagtGCACACTATTCGTAGGGGTAACAAGGTATCCTTAATTGTTTATATTGAATAAGAATGTATGTGAttgaatgagaaatgataagtTCATGCAAAAGATTACATTGTTAcaagttcaaatatttttcaaaaaataagtttgaatgagtgaaaaatacaatttttgaaattgcatgttcatgctcatgtagCTATGTTCATTACCTTATGCATGTTTACGTTATCTCTGTACACGTTTTTGGCacaacttgttgagatttttcGAAATTTGACTATGGTAGTTTTCACTACTACTCTCTCCTGAATGATAAAAGTTGTGATAGGTATAGAGGACTACGAACAAAATCAGGAAAAGTAAACCCTGTTCGCTGCCAGGATTTGAAGAAAGTCGTACATTGGAAAATCGCCTCGAGGCGATTGATAAATTTATAGTGACTATTTTGAAGCTATTAATAGAGAACCAGAAGATTTTAGgcaaataatgataatatttttaactatgTAACACAAGACTATATTTTGATGGTTATAAAGGGTCAATGTTTTGAAACCCTAATTTTGTAATGATACTTAAACTATgatatatttaagattaatagattatgttttggtaccaTGATGTATTGCTCAAGCCTTGTTATTTTCCTATTATGATCTATTCATATTGCTAGTAACATATTAGATGCATTGCATGTTAACTATCATGAATGAGGGGTATGTAACCCAGTGTTGCATGTCCTAACGCTTCAATCACTACTAGATCCCAAGCAGGGGTTAGGGCATCATAGTTGGTGAAGATATTATGTCTATAACTTTTAATCTAGTTTGTAAATGACCTCAATCATAATTAGGTGCGTGAGTAGATCGATCTTTTAGTTAGGAGTGACAATTCATCTTCGTGAGTTGTGTTCGTGTCATATCAAGTCATGAGTATTAGATTATATGAGTTAATCTGAATACAACTCGTTTAATTAAACGGGTCAAATCTAAAACCCTAATACAACccatataaataatgagtaaCACGACATGCCGCGCTTAACTTTTTGAGTAGTTAACTTTTATTGTGTTAACTTATGACTTGTTTCAACCCCTTTCAACCTCCTTAACTTGTTTCAACCTGTTTAATCCATTTCACATAAAAGAGTTGagctaatttatatatttattttttaattcaattaatataatttcatatataatataaggataactatataaatcattcataATAACAACTGGATTTgtgataagatattttattatcaatatccaaatcaataatatataagaaaattaatattttcataaaataaaatttcctattaagaaaaaaaaaagtaatagtttGAAATATTAAGTAGtcaagtaataatattaatattacatgttccaaataacaaaaaaagacATATGAGGCtagatatttataaaatttaaaaataaaatttattcgtTTAATACAAGTTAATTGTAGGTTTTGCAGGTTCACTCACAATTaacctatttattaattatgtctTATTGAGTTAATCTTTCTTGATCCAAATCTATTTATTCGTCTCATATTTCTATCGAATTCATGAATTGTGTTATATATTGAAATCCTTACTTTGGTCTAGAAAATCCATACATATATAgcttaagatatatatatttattatatatatatatatatgtataaatatgtcAAGTACTAGGGATAAGAGATTATATTATCATTGTAATCGATATTATTGAACTTCGTATTATTTATGGACAATATTAAACGAAtctgtacaaaatattttgattgcAGAAGATATAAATCCCTCGATTACAATATTGACTGATATTTTTTCTcctgaaatatctcaaaatttGTCAGACGTGGAAGCTCATGGTTGGCTGTCACCTGATAGGAATTGTGTGCTCGTAAAACATTGCGGATTCCAATAAGACAGCTTCTCAGTCTAATATACCCCAACATAACACCCATTTCACCCAAGAAAACTCGAAACAACAACAATGGCAGCAGCCATAGCCGTTCTAAACCTCTCGAGCCCTAGGGTCTCAGCCAAGGCAGCAGACACACCAAAGAGCGCCCAGACCATCAAGCTCCCCTGGCTCGGCCACCCTTGGAAGAGGTCGACCCAGTTCGGAGCGGGTCGCATGCACGTCCGACCTGTGGCTGCAGCCCCAGATAAGATATCGGAAAAGGTGGCGGACAGCATCAAGGGTGCAGAGGAAGCGTGCGCGGGCGACCCAGCAAGCGGGGAGTGCATTGCGGCATGGGACGAGGTGGAGGAGCTGAGCGCGGCTGCTAGCCATGCACGGGACAGGAAGAAAGAGGCAGACCCCCTGGAGACTTACTGTAAGGACAACCCGGAGACCGACGAGTGCCGTACCTATGAAGACTGAGTACTGATCAACTGGTTATTTTAGCTAGTAACGATCGATGACTTTTATCAGATGTTtggattttatatattattattattattgttatttatgGATGGAATTAGACATGTGGATTAATATTTATGATCATGAATCTTATCATCTGTTGCTTTTCTTTACCATATCATGCatgtaattatattaatagttgataccattttatctcaaaatacaATATGAATCAAGTGTTAATTAATTCCTTAATTTCTTGAGATATTGGGAACTTTCATACCCaatcattttttcaatatatttgaaatagttttcttcatttgttttttctatttattgaattttattttgaggCTGAGAGCTAGAGTGGTCAATAATTACACAATTATATgaggcaaaaaaagaaaaagaaaaaagatatagatagaagttagataattaatgattttagtgaattttataaaaataaatttacaaactgacattATTTGTTGTGATatgtagaattataaaattatttttattataaaatatatttaatatattctataaaattaaataaatttatgaatatatatatttttttttgagtggctataatattttttttaaaatattctattttatctCGCTTTGGTTGGTGGGATACATGCAAATCTACAAGTGGACCGAAGTTGCTTAGGCTATTGGTTCTTCTATGATTGATTGATCCGATAACCGCACAAAGAGTTGATACGATGAAGCTCAGGACATGAACTACTCCaatccatattatatatttgcaagtactcataaatacatgcattaATTCCGAAACCAAATTCCAGGACCCTTGACGACTGATCCATGCAAGTAAGATCGGTTGATTAAAAAATCTCCACTCTCACAAGAATTTCGTACGAATATGCTACCAATTGCTTAATTTGTAGTTTAGCAAGTctataaaaaaacctttttctcaattttttatttatttattttagaatagaAGAAAACTCCAAATCCCGTACCAAGAGTAATAAggcatgtttggacacttagaatattattttaaaattttaaaaatagtaatgaaatagtttaaatgaaaatattttattgaattttagaaaatgagagaaaaaattaaaaaatattataaatttaaaaaattatttgaatatattttttcatttgatttttattttgaaatttgtaaaagttgtattggtttttgtattttattttaaaatttctaaaacttgtattatttttgtgtttgaattatgattaggtaatgaatagataaaaagtttaaaaatttaaaattgagaagtattttgtgtttaagtaTTTGGCCGggaataaatttatgaaaagttttgataattttgagaaCTCTGTGTATTCAAACAGTACCTAAATGCCCAACATTTTAGAGGTACATGtgtaaatcaacaaaaataataatttatgagtCGTagtaaatacatatatttcttgtgaagttaattgattattttcagaGTACtattaatgaagaaaatatatttacaatcatgaatTGTGTAATTGcagcgtaatcattttgaaaaagagtgatatctaatattaaaaaattaattttttttatgtggatctcatattttattcacttttttaaaacgattacacgacaTTTATGcactttacgattatatatagaattactctttctAATACCATCAACCTAACACCATTTGTTGGTACTTTTAATTCAATGCCACgtcacttaaaataaaatcatgcaACAAAGAGTACTTAAAGTTAGTACTCTTTGTTGCTTAAAGTTAGTAGGAGGTGGTCAGGGAATGCTTAaagttagtatattttttaagtcaaaTTCTTCACATCATACTCTCatccattataatttttatcttttatttttaaaaatagaggATGATTTAAAGGTGATAAAAAAAGTGTCATATTTTGCAGAGTACGTCGAGAGTGAGATGATAGTGTGGTTGGTAGGGCTGGGTAGTGGGCCCTTGCAATCCAGCCCCTCCGCCCAATCTACTAGGCATGTATGTTAAAGGGCAAAAAATCCACCCATTATCCCGGGCAGGTGGGCAggttctataaaaaaataaggataaCCAAACGTGTAGCAATTTTCACTTGCCTATCTTTTACCCACCCGCCCATTTACTTAagtgtaaaaggaaaaaaaaaccctaacatGCCTTACAGTTTTGTTTGTCCAATTGCCTCCTAAAAATGTATAGAATGAATATCGTATTCAACTTACAATTATCATGTACAtagtaacatatatatacaaaagacaAAGAGCACCAAATGCCATAATCAAAGGAGTGATTGTGTCACTATGTAAATGTGACAAATAAATGCATTAGCCATTGCTGTCATTCAGAATTGCATGATTTGCTGAAGCTGTCTCTTCattgattttggattgattCTTGGATATAGATGAATGGTTGACTTTAGCTAATTTAGTGGCAAGATTCGTGAGTGCTGGAGTTGCATTGTCAAGCCCCCACAAACTCAACATGGAGGGATGAACGACGAGTTTGGAGCAAATTGAAGAGAATTTAGGTGCAACCGATGATTTTGTCAGGATATCCGCAGGTTGATCTTTTCCATAATTGAAACAAACTTATAATTGTCCAATGCCAATTCTCTCACAGACAAAGTAAAAATCAATAGCAACATATTTAGTACGGGCATGAAAAATAAGATTAACTGAAAGATAGGTTGCTCCAATATTATCACACCACAATGTGAGAGATACTAGAACTTGGTGtttatttacatcaaattcAAAAGTAGAATTCGCTAAGGCTTTGTACTCAGCTTTAGTGTTAGAACGTGTAATAGTTTGTTGCTTGCAAGAactataaaaagttaaattattgcCAAAGAAAACAAGATAGCCACTAGTGGAGTAGTGATCATTAGGGCATCCTGCCCAATCAGCATAAGTGTATGTTGTAATAGAGAGGAATGATTAAGAGTGATACGTAGTCCATGCATAGAGATGGCTTTAAGATAGCGAATGATCCGTTTGACTGCAGTCTAATGATTTACTGTAGGACGATGCATGTATTGACATATATGGTTTACAACAAATGACAAGTTAAGCCGAGTAAGGAGGACATACTATAGAGCTCCAATTGTACTGCGATACAATGTGAGATCATGAAAAGCATCACTGCCAAACAAAGTGGAGATTATGATCGGAAGCCATTAGAGTTGCAATAGGTTTGGCATTGATCATGTTGGAGAGATGAAGAATGTCCTAAATATATTTGTGCTGACTGAGAAACAGTCCATTTGAATCAAAATGAGCCTCAATGCCCAAGAAATAGCTCACTGGCCTAAGTCATTGATAGGTTAGCCAAACCGAAGATTGGTCAATAGATCATCAATAGCATGAGAAGAGGACCTAGTGACAAGAATATcgtcaacataaacaagaacaaAGAGCTCTAAATGGTTTTGACGAAAAATCAATAACAAACTATTGGCCTTGGATGAGAAGAACCCAAGTTCAATAAGTCTGGAGCTTAATTTGGAGAACCAGGAGTGTGGTGCTTGCTTGAAATTGTAAATGGCCTTGCAGAGCTGACAAACATGATCAGGGTACTATGGATGAAAGAAGCCGGGAGGTTGAACCATAAAACTGATTCCATGAGGTCACCATGTAAAAACACATTTTGCACATTGAGTTGGCGCACTAGCCATTTTCGAGTAACAGAAAAAGATAGAATTAGTCGAATGGTTTGTGGTTTCACAATAGAAAAGTTTCTCTATAGTCAAGACCAGGTTGTTGGTGAAAACCCTTGACTACTAACCGAGCCTTGTAACGCTAAAGGCTACCAtttgcatttcttttgttttgaggTGATACACCCACTTACAACCGATTACATTCATTTGTGGTGTGGCTAGTACAAGTGTCCAGGTTTCATTGCTCAAGAGAGCATCAAAACTAATCGTTCATAGCATGTCTCCATTCAGGATTCGTGCTTGGTTGCAATTGTGAAGCAAGTGAGTTCTTGATCAGTAGAAGCACTGGTGGAGAGCAGCGCACGAGGTGGATACAAAACAGTGCCATCTTTTGGGATGTTAGGGCACCTATATTATTTTGCGATTTGGCGTGCATTTGATGAACACGAGGGGCTGCTTGTTTGCTGGAGTTGGTGCCTGAAGCAATGATGGAAATTGGAGGAGGTGTAGAGTTATTGTGCACATCAGAGGAAGTGGGTGACATTGTTGAGTCATAGGGCACTGGTGCATGCAAATCTTCCTGTACTGGAGCACGTGGAGCTGTAGGAAAATGGGCTGGTAAAAACTGTAAAGAAAAAGGTAATGTGACCAGATTTGAATGGGCCGAGTTAGAATTGTGTGCTGGGTTGAAACTTAACTCTAAAAAAGGGAAACATccttcataaaatataatgtgttTGAAGATATAGACATGACCAaaaggaatatgaagacattaatATCCATATGAAATGGGCTATAGCCAAGAAACACACACATGTGAGACCGGAAATCAATTTATGAGAGTTATAGGGTCGTAAGTTCGGCCAACAAGTATATCCaaatgttctaaaaaatatgtaattaggCTTGACTTGAAAGAAATATTcaagatgtgattttttttttttttttttttatcactggAGAGGAGAAttgattgatgagaaaaaaaaagttgttttgaaggCATAGGACTAATATTTTTGTGAAACTTTTATATGTGCCATGAGAGTAAGTCCAGTTTCTACAAGATGATGATGCTTCCATTCTACGAAACCATTTTGCTCATGATTACGAGTAGAAAT belongs to Juglans regia cultivar Chandler chromosome 8, Walnut 2.0, whole genome shotgun sequence and includes:
- the LOC108985369 gene encoding calvin cycle protein CP12-1, chloroplastic, which gives rise to MAAAIAVLNLSSPRVSAKAADTPKSAQTIKLPWLGHPWKRSTQFGAGRMHVRPVAAAPDKISEKVADSIKGAEEACAGDPASGECIAAWDEVEELSAAASHARDRKKEADPLETYCKDNPETDECRTYED